One genomic segment of Aquamicrobium lusatiense includes these proteins:
- a CDS encoding twin-arginine translocation signal domain-containing protein: MVTVYTGKQGLSRRELLKRGGVGALLVVTGSAVISPRHAWGLETSALKPETMATLIQMARDIYPHDQVPDRFYAIAVKTHDEQAGKDAAHRDLIENGIADLDKRAGEAGYRGLGWEEERVDVLRQIEDTPFFQAIRGGLVVGLYNQKELWPIFGYEGESYSKGGYINRGFDDIEWL, translated from the coding sequence ATGGTAACGGTATATACGGGCAAGCAGGGCCTTTCGCGGCGCGAATTGCTCAAACGCGGTGGCGTCGGGGCGCTGCTTGTCGTCACCGGCAGCGCGGTGATCAGCCCGCGGCATGCGTGGGGTCTGGAGACCTCGGCGCTCAAGCCGGAGACGATGGCCACGCTGATCCAGATGGCGCGTGACATCTATCCGCACGATCAGGTGCCCGACAGGTTCTACGCCATTGCCGTGAAGACCCATGACGAGCAGGCCGGCAAGGATGCCGCGCACAGGGATCTCATCGAAAACGGCATTGCCGATCTCGACAAGCGCGCCGGCGAAGCCGGCTATCGCGGGCTCGGCTGGGAAGAAGAGCGCGTCGATGTGCTCAGGCAGATCGAGGATACGCCTTTCTTCCAGGCGATCCGCGGCGGTCTGGTGGTGGGTCTCTACAATCAGAAAGAGCTGTGGCCGATCTTCGGCTACGAGGGCGAGTCCTACTCGAAGGGCGGTTACATCAACCGCGGCTTCGACGACATCGAGTGGCTCTGA
- a CDS encoding VOC family protein: MAKAIHSMIRVLDETRSVSFYNKAFGLDVAQRLDFETFTLIYLSNAETEFELELTVNKGRTEPYQLGDGYGHLAVSVADLDSEHDRMGALGLSPKNIVEFSHAGAPVARFFFIEDPDGYKIEVLQRGGRFR, from the coding sequence TTGGCAAAGGCAATCCACAGCATGATCCGGGTTCTCGACGAGACCCGGTCCGTCAGCTTTTACAACAAGGCATTCGGGCTCGATGTGGCGCAAAGGCTCGATTTCGAGACTTTCACGCTCATTTATCTCTCCAATGCGGAGACGGAGTTCGAGCTGGAGCTCACCGTCAACAAGGGGCGCACGGAGCCTTATCAGCTGGGCGACGGCTATGGCCATCTGGCGGTGTCCGTTGCCGATCTCGACAGCGAGCATGACCGGATGGGCGCTCTCGGCCTCAGCCCGAAGAATATCGTCGAATTCAGCCATGCGGGCGCGCCCGTGGCGCGGTTCTTCTTCATCGAGGATCCGGACGGATACAAGATCGAGGTGCTGCAGCGCGGAGGCCGCTTCAGGTAA
- a CDS encoding ribbon-helix-helix domain-containing protein, giving the protein MCRVFAEQDPEGYRPINRSIRIGGHSTSIQIEATFWALLDEIAESQGLTTPKFISKLYDEALELRGEVPNFASMLRTTCALYLRGSRPMAEEVAALKREAA; this is encoded by the coding sequence ATGTGCAGAGTTTTTGCAGAACAGGACCCGGAGGGCTATCGCCCCATCAACAGGTCGATCCGCATCGGCGGACATTCGACCAGCATCCAGATCGAAGCGACGTTCTGGGCATTGCTGGACGAAATCGCCGAAAGCCAGGGGCTGACGACGCCGAAATTCATCTCGAAGCTGTATGACGAGGCGCTTGAGCTTCGTGGAGAAGTGCCAAATTTCGCCTCGATGCTGCGCACCACCTGCGCGCTCTATCTGCGCGGTTCCAGACCGATGGCCGAGGAAGTGGCCGCCCTGAAGCGCGAGGCGGCATAG
- the cckA gene encoding cell cycle histidine kinase CckA, which produces MAKDARGDFYPVPMIDQDTRPGTVTRLIIFILILIVSAVVFGLFRERFGDPFLLGMLGVLAMIGVGFLFATAIGFIQIAPRSTGDELSKAFVDSMAQGLVVTDAKNRIIYANRAYAEMTGAASAADIRTVESLLSDAPEASSVIYRLAGGLRDGQHGDGEFRLSQAIRPGAEVGARWYRIEARAFRIPGQRQPFNAWKLADISREREEQERFFLDLQKAIDHLDNAPAGFFSTDQDGRVTYVNATLAEWLGIDLASFTPGVVTLSDIVAGDGMALVRSVRPDPGTVRNAVIDLDLTTMKGEALPVRFLHRATVNRDGHAGPARTIVLNRTEGEDSSADLRASEVRFTRFFNSTPMAIAGVDQAGRILRTNAPFLSLFASAVDRDALDRRVRLDAVIHERDRPAFETALEKARQRQADIAPIDTVLPDNEERHIRFYVNAVADGDGAEEAAIVYAVETTEQKALEAQMAQSQKMQAVGQLAGGIAHDFNNVLTAIIMASDLLLTNHRPSDPSFPDIMNIKQNANRAASLVRQLLAFSRKQTLRPEVLTLTDVLADLRMLLARLVGNDIKLRIDHGRDLWPVKVDIGQFEQVVVNLAVNARDAMPEGGELTVRTRNVTTDEAKTFPYRELEAGDYVLVEVEDNGSGIPAEVLKKIFEPFFTTKEVGKGTGLGLSMVYGIIKQTGGFIFCDSEVGKGTTFRIFLPRHVPVIAAQPAAGADQKAIAGGAEAPAAAVQAKADAARDLSGSATVLLVEDEDAVRMGGVRALTSRGYTVHEASSGVEALELFEELDGKVDIVVSDVVMPEMDGPTLLGELRKRQPDIRFVFVSGYAEDAFAKNLPEDAQFGFLPKPFSLKQLATVVKEVLEG; this is translated from the coding sequence ATGGCCAAGGACGCGCGCGGCGATTTCTATCCGGTGCCGATGATAGATCAGGATACACGGCCCGGAACGGTAACGCGGCTTATCATCTTCATCCTCATCCTGATCGTCTCGGCAGTTGTGTTCGGGCTGTTTCGGGAACGCTTTGGCGATCCGTTCCTACTCGGCATGCTCGGCGTGCTGGCGATGATCGGCGTCGGTTTCCTGTTCGCGACGGCGATCGGTTTCATCCAGATCGCCCCGCGCTCGACCGGGGACGAGCTTTCCAAGGCCTTCGTGGATTCGATGGCGCAGGGCCTCGTTGTCACTGATGCGAAAAACCGCATCATCTACGCCAACCGTGCCTATGCCGAGATGACCGGAGCGGCCTCGGCTGCCGATATCAGAACCGTTGAAAGCCTGCTGTCGGATGCGCCCGAAGCTTCTTCCGTCATCTATCGGCTGGCCGGCGGTCTGCGGGATGGCCAGCATGGCGATGGCGAGTTTCGCCTCAGCCAAGCTATTCGTCCCGGCGCCGAAGTCGGCGCGCGGTGGTATCGTATCGAAGCGCGCGCGTTCCGCATCCCCGGCCAGCGTCAGCCGTTCAATGCCTGGAAGCTGGCCGACATTTCCCGTGAGCGCGAAGAGCAGGAGCGCTTCTTCCTCGACCTGCAAAAGGCCATCGACCATCTCGATAATGCGCCGGCCGGTTTCTTCTCAACCGATCAGGATGGCCGCGTCACCTATGTGAACGCCACTCTGGCGGAATGGCTGGGCATCGATCTGGCGAGCTTTACGCCGGGCGTGGTAACACTCTCCGACATCGTGGCCGGCGACGGCATGGCGCTGGTGCGCTCGGTACGTCCTGATCCCGGTACGGTTCGCAACGCGGTGATCGACCTTGATCTGACGACGATGAAGGGCGAGGCGCTGCCCGTACGCTTCCTGCATCGCGCCACCGTCAATCGCGACGGACATGCCGGCCCGGCGCGCACCATCGTGCTCAACCGCACGGAAGGCGAGGATTCGTCCGCCGATCTGCGGGCTTCGGAGGTGCGTTTCACACGCTTCTTCAACTCCACGCCTATGGCCATTGCCGGCGTCGATCAGGCGGGACGTATCCTGCGCACCAATGCGCCGTTCCTGTCGCTGTTCGCCTCGGCGGTGGATCGCGATGCGCTGGACCGACGGGTGCGCCTCGATGCGGTCATCCATGAGCGCGACCGGCCGGCGTTCGAGACGGCGCTTGAGAAGGCCCGCCAGAGGCAAGCCGACATTGCGCCGATCGACACGGTTCTGCCCGACAATGAAGAGCGTCACATCCGCTTCTATGTGAATGCGGTTGCCGATGGCGACGGGGCCGAGGAAGCGGCGATCGTCTATGCGGTGGAAACGACCGAGCAGAAGGCGCTTGAAGCGCAGATGGCCCAGAGCCAGAAGATGCAGGCGGTCGGCCAGCTTGCCGGCGGCATCGCGCATGACTTCAACAACGTGCTCACTGCCATCATCATGGCTTCGGACCTGCTGCTGACCAATCACCGGCCGTCCGATCCGTCCTTCCCGGACATCATGAACATCAAGCAGAACGCCAACCGCGCGGCCTCGCTGGTGCGGCAGTTGCTGGCCTTCTCGCGCAAGCAGACGCTGCGGCCGGAGGTGCTGACGCTGACCGACGTTCTTGCCGATCTGCGCATGCTTCTGGCCCGTCTGGTCGGCAACGACATCAAGCTGCGCATCGATCATGGGCGCGATCTGTGGCCCGTGAAGGTGGATATCGGCCAGTTCGAGCAGGTGGTCGTCAATCTGGCGGTGAATGCCCGCGACGCCATGCCCGAAGGTGGCGAGCTCACGGTTCGCACCCGCAATGTGACGACCGATGAGGCGAAGACCTTCCCGTATCGCGAACTGGAAGCCGGCGATTATGTGCTGGTCGAGGTCGAGGACAACGGCAGCGGCATTCCCGCAGAGGTGCTGAAGAAGATTTTTGAGCCTTTCTTCACCACCAAGGAGGTCGGCAAGGGCACGGGTCTCGGCCTTTCCATGGTCTACGGCATCATCAAGCAGACCGGCGGCTTCATCTTCTGCGATTCGGAAGTGGGCAAGGGCACCACCTTCCGCATCTTCCTGCCGCGTCACGTTCCGGTCATTGCTGCGCAGCCCGCGGCCGGCGCGGACCAGAAAGCGATCGCTGGCGGAGCGGAAGCTCCTGCTGCTGCGGTTCAGGCGAAGGCAGATGCCGCGAGAGACCTTTCCGGTTCGGCGACGGTTCTGCTGGTCGAGGACGAGGACGCGGTGCGCATGGGCGGGGTGAGGGCGCTGACCTCGCGCGGCTACACCGTGCACGAGGCTTCCTCAGGGGTCGAGGCGCTGGAACTGTTCGAAGAGCTGGACGGCAAGGTGGACATCGTCGTCTCCGATGTTGTCATGCCGGAAATGGACGGGCCGACCCTTCTGGGCGAACTGCGCAAGCGTCAGCCCGATATCAGGTTCGTGTTCGTGTCGGGCTATGCCGAGGACGCGTTCGCCAAAAACCTGCCCGAGGATGCACAATTCGGCTTCCTGCCGAAGCCCTTCTCCCTCAAGCAGCTGGCCACTGTGGTCAAGGAAGTGCTGGAAGGCTGA
- a CDS encoding flagellar biosynthetic protein FliO, which yields MPDFLDSAGGNGYGAAIFWVLVALAAFVAVLFIVKMIRSMNFGTFVAGGRNRKTRLAVMDATAVDSHRRLVLVRRDDVEHLILIGGPTDVVVERDIRLASAKRTTPVAEPAFTPQPPKAAPPPQPVQQRQPVAPQPQVSAPARPAAPPPQPRPSENTYVAPQVAAAAPPRPAPTAQHPQQHRHSVEDALDASLVDELTLSLGEPAVEPPQRLQTPDDEMSRLLGELSTTRR from the coding sequence ATGCCTGATTTTCTCGATAGCGCTGGCGGAAACGGATATGGCGCCGCCATTTTCTGGGTTCTGGTTGCGCTGGCCGCGTTTGTGGCTGTGCTGTTCATCGTGAAGATGATCCGCAGCATGAACTTCGGAACCTTCGTTGCAGGCGGGCGCAACCGCAAGACGCGTCTCGCCGTCATGGACGCCACCGCCGTGGACAGCCACAGGCGGCTGGTTCTGGTTCGCCGCGACGATGTCGAGCACCTGATTCTCATCGGTGGGCCGACCGATGTGGTGGTCGAGCGCGACATCAGGCTGGCCAGCGCAAAACGCACAACGCCAGTGGCGGAGCCGGCCTTCACGCCCCAGCCGCCAAAAGCTGCTCCGCCACCTCAGCCCGTGCAGCAACGCCAGCCAGTTGCTCCCCAGCCGCAGGTTTCAGCACCTGCGCGTCCGGCGGCCCCCCCGCCACAACCACGGCCATCGGAAAACACCTATGTGGCACCGCAAGTGGCTGCCGCCGCACCACCCCGGCCGGCTCCGACGGCTCAGCACCCCCAGCAGCATCGGCATTCAGTGGAAGACGCGCTCGACGCTTCGCTTGTGGACGAACTCACACTTTCTCTCGGTGAACCAGCCGTCGAGCCCCCACAAAGGCTCCAGACTCCCGATGATGAAATGTCGCGGCTTCTCGGTGAACTGTCAACCACCAGGCGCTGA
- the dksA gene encoding RNA polymerase-binding protein DksA: MNQNLTADYVPSEDEPFMNDRQKSYFRGKLIAWKNDILREARETLEILQQENANLPDLADRASSETDRAIELRARDRQRKLISKIDSALQRIEEGTYGYCEETGEPISLKRLDARPIATLSIEAQERHERREKVYRDD; the protein is encoded by the coding sequence ATGAATCAAAACCTTACTGCCGATTACGTACCCTCCGAAGACGAGCCGTTCATGAATGACCGGCAGAAGTCTTATTTCCGCGGCAAGCTGATCGCATGGAAAAATGATATCCTGCGAGAGGCACGGGAGACCCTTGAGATTCTCCAGCAGGAAAACGCAAACCTTCCTGATCTGGCGGACAGGGCCTCCTCGGAAACCGATCGTGCCATCGAGCTCAGGGCACGCGACCGCCAGCGCAAGCTGATATCGAAGATCGATTCGGCACTGCAGCGGATCGAAGAGGGCACTTACGGCTATTGTGAAGAAACAGGCGAGCCGATTTCGCTGAAGCGGCTGGATGCGCGTCCTATCGCGACCTTGTCCATCGAGGCGCAGGAACGTCATGAGCGTCGCGAGAAGGTTTATCGGGACGATTGA
- a CDS encoding histidine phosphatase family protein: MAKLYLLRHAKAGWAQPGMCDFDRPLDAAGREEAAMTGDVMRKCGYLPDLTLCSKARRAQETLEGIAGSLDTSRVILLEALYTEDAAFYLETVRAYGHFGSILVIGHNPMMEDLTLAISGDGEPGALDTLNHGFPTAGLAVLKFEGNLEEAGPGKGYLQAFLTPVSV; this comes from the coding sequence GTGGCCAAACTCTATCTCCTCAGGCACGCAAAGGCGGGCTGGGCTCAGCCCGGAATGTGCGATTTCGATCGTCCGCTGGATGCCGCAGGCCGCGAGGAAGCCGCCATGACCGGCGACGTGATGCGCAAATGCGGCTACCTGCCGGACCTCACCCTGTGCTCGAAGGCACGCAGGGCTCAGGAAACTCTGGAAGGCATCGCCGGCAGCCTCGATACCAGCCGGGTCATTCTTCTGGAAGCGCTCTATACGGAAGATGCTGCTTTCTACCTTGAAACCGTGCGCGCCTACGGCCACTTCGGCTCGATTCTCGTCATCGGCCATAATCCCATGATGGAAGACCTGACCCTGGCCATATCCGGCGATGGAGAACCGGGAGCGCTCGATACGCTGAACCACGGCTTTCCAACGGCTGGTCTTGCCGTCCTGAAGTTTGAAGGCAATCTGGAGGAGGCTGGTCCCGGCAAAGGCTATCTTCAGGCATTTCTGACACCCGTCAGCGTCTGA
- a CDS encoding YcjX family protein, which yields MASSLTTFTDEARIALDTLSGRATGLFAPTLRLGVTGLSRAGKTVFISSLVHNLLHGGRLPLFEAQKSGRIARAFLEEQPDDAVPRFQYEDHIATLVNDRLWPDSTRAISELRLTIEYESASGWSRMFSAGKLSLDIVDYPGEWLLDLPLLGKSYADFSREAFEMAELPVRADLSREWRDLSASVDPDAASDEVTARRLSESFAAYLKACKLDDRALSTLPPGRFLMPGDLEGSPALTFAPLMPGDERRAKPGYLRAMMERRYEAYKTHVVRPFFREHITRLDRQIVLIDALQALNAGPGAMADLERAVTEILACFRPGRGNILTDLVSRRIDRILIAATKADHLHHESHDRLQAIVRRLADRAIARANFTGANVDVVAMAAIRATREGTVKQGRDTLPVILGTPLAGETIGGQIFDGEAETAIFPGDLPEKVDSVFETVNGHRQDETDPAIRFVRFRPPRLERTAEGVTLSLPHIRLDRALQFLIGDRLA from the coding sequence TTGGCATCTTCGCTGACGACATTCACGGATGAAGCGCGCATCGCGCTCGACACGCTCTCCGGCCGCGCGACCGGGCTTTTTGCTCCCACACTGCGTCTTGGCGTCACCGGCTTGTCACGCGCCGGCAAGACCGTCTTTATTTCCTCCCTCGTTCACAATCTGCTGCATGGCGGACGCCTGCCGCTGTTCGAGGCGCAGAAGTCCGGCCGCATCGCCCGCGCCTTTCTGGAGGAGCAGCCGGACGATGCCGTACCGCGTTTCCAGTACGAGGATCACATCGCAACGCTGGTCAACGATCGGCTGTGGCCGGATTCGACACGTGCCATTTCGGAGCTCAGGCTGACGATCGAATATGAATCCGCTTCCGGCTGGAGCCGCATGTTCTCGGCCGGAAAGCTGTCGCTCGACATTGTGGACTATCCCGGCGAGTGGCTGCTCGACCTGCCGCTGCTCGGCAAGTCCTACGCGGACTTTTCCCGCGAAGCGTTTGAAATGGCGGAGCTTCCGGTGCGTGCGGATCTTTCGCGGGAGTGGCGCGATCTTTCCGCATCCGTCGATCCGGATGCGGCGTCCGATGAAGTTACCGCCCGCCGCCTGTCGGAAAGCTTCGCGGCCTATCTGAAGGCGTGCAAGCTCGACGACCGCGCCCTGTCCACGCTGCCGCCCGGCCGCTTCCTGATGCCGGGCGACCTCGAAGGCTCGCCCGCGCTCACCTTCGCCCCGCTGATGCCGGGCGACGAGCGCCGCGCAAAACCGGGGTATCTGCGCGCCATGATGGAGCGACGCTACGAGGCTTATAAAACCCATGTGGTGCGGCCGTTCTTCCGCGAGCACATCACCCGGCTCGACCGCCAGATCGTTCTCATCGATGCCTTGCAGGCGCTCAATGCCGGGCCCGGCGCAATGGCGGATCTGGAGCGCGCGGTAACGGAGATTCTGGCCTGCTTCCGGCCCGGCCGCGGCAATATCCTGACCGATCTGGTGTCGCGGCGCATCGACCGCATCCTGATTGCCGCCACCAAGGCCGACCATCTGCACCACGAAAGCCACGACCGGCTGCAGGCGATCGTGCGGCGTCTGGCGGATCGCGCCATAGCCCGCGCCAATTTCACCGGCGCCAATGTCGACGTCGTCGCCATGGCAGCCATCCGCGCCACGCGCGAGGGTACGGTCAAGCAGGGTCGCGACACGCTGCCCGTCATTCTCGGCACACCGCTGGCCGGGGAAACGATCGGCGGCCAGATCTTCGACGGCGAAGCGGAAACAGCCATATTTCCCGGTGACTTGCCGGAGAAAGTTGATTCCGTTTTTGAAACCGTTAACGGCCATCGTCAGGACGAAACCGACCCTGCCATCCGCTTTGTCCGCTTTCGCCCGCCAAGGCTTGAACGCACCGCCGAGGGCGTCACCCTCTCCCTGCCCCATATCAGGCTCGATCGCGCCCTGCAGTTCCTGATCGGAGACCGGCTGGCATGA
- a CDS encoding YcjF family protein, which translates to MSNEPRKPSAFPVAPEPSSKAAEETQHPAQPPRRPRAAPVEVAVAVPDGHDIFETPDEAAMVPPPATAPRRRSVAARILAGAAGLLVSLAIGLWIDGLIRSLFERAPWLGWLAALAAAIGAVALIIVLAREFMAIARLAEVEKIQKRAQDAIDRNDPKAARAVVAELSSFVAARPETAAGRRALDELDGEIIDSADLIRIAETEILAPLDARAKIMILDAAKRVSLVTAVSPRAVVDIAYVAFEAARLIRRLSELYGGRPGTLGFFRLARGVLAHLAITGSIALGDGFVQQILGHGVAARLSAKLGEGVVNGMLTARIGLAAMDTTRPLPFHALRRPGMGDFLSALTSFAGKGNGTEKSPSA; encoded by the coding sequence ATGAGCAACGAACCCCGCAAGCCCTCCGCCTTCCCCGTCGCGCCTGAACCGTCCAGCAAAGCCGCAGAGGAGACCCAGCATCCCGCTCAGCCGCCGCGCAGGCCGCGCGCCGCACCGGTCGAAGTCGCTGTCGCCGTGCCGGACGGTCACGACATCTTCGAGACACCGGATGAAGCCGCGATGGTGCCGCCGCCCGCCACAGCGCCACGCAGGCGCTCCGTGGCGGCGCGAATTCTGGCAGGGGCTGCCGGATTGCTTGTATCGCTTGCCATTGGCCTGTGGATCGACGGGCTGATCCGCTCGCTGTTCGAGCGTGCACCGTGGCTCGGCTGGCTGGCGGCACTTGCAGCCGCGATTGGCGCCGTAGCGCTCATCATCGTCCTCGCACGCGAATTCATGGCCATCGCCCGCCTCGCGGAGGTGGAAAAGATACAGAAGCGCGCGCAGGACGCCATTGACCGCAACGACCCCAAAGCTGCCCGCGCCGTGGTGGCCGAACTGTCCTCCTTTGTCGCGGCAAGACCGGAAACGGCGGCCGGCCGCCGTGCTCTGGACGAACTGGATGGCGAGATCATCGACAGCGCCGACCTCATACGCATTGCGGAAACCGAAATCCTCGCACCGCTGGATGCTCGTGCGAAAATCATGATCCTCGACGCAGCCAAGCGCGTCTCGCTGGTCACGGCGGTAAGCCCGCGCGCCGTTGTCGACATCGCCTATGTTGCCTTCGAGGCGGCACGGCTGATCCGCAGGCTTTCGGAGCTCTATGGTGGACGACCCGGCACGCTCGGCTTCTTCCGCCTTGCGCGCGGCGTGCTCGCGCATCTGGCCATCACCGGCTCAATCGCGCTGGGTGACGGCTTCGTGCAGCAGATACTGGGCCACGGTGTGGCCGCACGGCTGTCGGCGAAGCTTGGCGAAGGTGTCGTCAACGGCATGCTGACAGCGCGCATCGGCCTGGCCGCCATGGACACCACGCGCCCCCTGCCGTTTCATGCGTTGAGGCGGCCGGGAATGGGCGATTTCCTCTCCGCCCTCACCTCATTCGCCGGCAAGGGCAACGGCACGGAAAAGTCTCCTTCGGCCTGA
- a CDS encoding Lrp/AsnC family transcriptional regulator, which yields MDRLDRKILRLLQEDATLAVADVAKKVGLSTTPCWRRIQKLEEEGVIKRRVAILDPVRVNVRVNVFVSIRTNSHSHEWLRRFSEVIQEFPEVVEFYRMSGDVDYLLRVVVPDIAAYDAFYKRLIAKIEIRDVSSAFAMEQIKNTTELPLDYMVLDKESGSSAG from the coding sequence ATGGACCGCCTCGACCGAAAAATTTTGCGCCTCTTGCAGGAGGATGCCACCCTGGCCGTCGCCGACGTCGCCAAGAAGGTTGGCCTTTCCACGACGCCGTGCTGGCGCCGTATCCAGAAGCTGGAGGAAGAAGGGGTCATCAAGCGCCGCGTGGCCATTCTGGACCCGGTGCGGGTGAATGTGCGGGTGAATGTTTTCGTCTCGATCCGCACCAATTCCCACAGCCACGAATGGCTGCGCCGGTTTTCCGAGGTGATTCAGGAGTTTCCGGAGGTGGTCGAATTCTACCGCATGAGCGGCGATGTCGACTACCTGCTTCGCGTGGTGGTGCCGGATATTGCGGCTTATGACGCGTTCTACAAGCGCCTGATCGCCAAGATCGAAATCCGGGACGTGTCATCGGCTTTCGCCATGGAGCAGATCAAGAACACGACCGAGCTGCCGCTCGACTACATGGTTCTGGACAAGGAATCAGGATCCAGCGCGGGCTGA
- a CDS encoding uracil-DNA glycosylase family protein, protein MGASVARREAGDELATLTARVRACRICVEAPLGRPLPHEPRPVLVPSPTARILIASQAPGTRVHLSGVPFTDASGDRLRSWLGVSSAEFYDPSRFAIVPMGFCFPGQDAKGGDLPPRRECAPAWRGQLMERMPQLDLILTIGLYAQKWHMGSLRQGSLTDTVKGWRGIWEAQSPVKVLPLPHPSWRNTGWLKRNTWFETELLPFLQAEIRRRLE, encoded by the coding sequence ATGGGCGCAAGCGTGGCACGCCGCGAAGCCGGTGACGAGCTTGCCACGCTGACGGCACGGGTGCGCGCCTGCCGCATATGCGTCGAGGCGCCGCTGGGGCGGCCCCTGCCGCATGAACCGCGCCCGGTTCTGGTGCCGTCCCCGACGGCGCGCATCCTCATCGCCAGCCAGGCGCCGGGCACCAGGGTTCACCTGAGCGGCGTGCCGTTCACGGATGCCTCGGGCGACCGGCTGCGCTCGTGGCTGGGCGTCAGCAGCGCCGAGTTCTACGATCCGTCCAGGTTCGCAATCGTGCCCATGGGCTTCTGCTTTCCGGGGCAGGATGCGAAAGGCGGCGACCTGCCGCCCCGGCGCGAATGCGCGCCTGCGTGGCGTGGCCAGCTCATGGAGCGAATGCCCCAACTCGACCTGATCCTCACCATCGGCCTCTATGCGCAGAAGTGGCATATGGGCTCTTTGCGACAGGGTTCGCTGACCGATACGGTGAAGGGCTGGCGCGGAATCTGGGAGGCGCAAAGCCCGGTCAAAGTGCTGCCCTTGCCGCATCCTTCATGGCGCAACACCGGCTGGCTGAAGCGCAATACATGGTTTGAAACCGAATTGCTGCCTTTTCTGCAGGCGGAAATCAGACGCCGGCTCGAATAA
- a CDS encoding glutathione S-transferase has translation MKLFDGGRAPNPRRVRVFLAEKGIEVPIVPVDMGAMEHRSAEVSGRNPLQSLPVLELDDGTILTETVAICRYFEEIQPAQPLFGEGAVGRALVEMWQRRVELELFMRVAHAFRHIHPAMKEWEVPQIPEWGEANKPKVTKFLHFLDGELANREFIAGDAYTIADITGLIAIDFMKPARIALPDDCVHVRRWYEAVSARPSAAA, from the coding sequence ATGAAACTGTTCGATGGCGGGCGGGCGCCCAATCCGCGCAGGGTGCGGGTTTTTCTGGCCGAAAAGGGCATCGAGGTGCCTATCGTGCCTGTCGACATGGGCGCGATGGAGCATCGAAGTGCAGAGGTGAGTGGACGAAATCCGCTGCAGAGCCTGCCGGTTCTGGAACTGGATGACGGTACGATCCTCACCGAAACCGTCGCCATCTGCCGCTATTTCGAGGAGATCCAGCCCGCGCAGCCGCTGTTCGGGGAGGGCGCTGTTGGCAGGGCTCTGGTGGAGATGTGGCAAAGGCGCGTGGAACTGGAACTGTTCATGCGGGTGGCGCATGCCTTCCGCCATATCCATCCGGCCATGAAGGAGTGGGAGGTTCCCCAGATTCCGGAATGGGGCGAGGCGAACAAGCCGAAGGTGACGAAATTCCTGCATTTCCTTGACGGTGAACTCGCCAATCGCGAATTCATTGCCGGCGATGCCTATACGATTGCCGACATCACCGGCCTGATAGCGATCGATTTCATGAAACCGGCCCGCATCGCCCTGCCGGATGACTGCGTCCATGTACGGCGCTGGTATGAGGCCGTTTCGGCCCGTCCGAGTGCTGCCGCCTGA
- a CDS encoding thermonuclease family protein, with product MLDYGLTILLFGILAFMASRLDQANTRTEQGAARIVDGDSIELDGLRVRLRGIDAPEYKQMCKRGGHDYACGRQSREALLRMTDRRTVACTGWRNDQYGRLLGDCSADGVDLNREMVAQGWAVAYGDFEREEAKARSAKLGLWAGEFEKPRQWRDRQGGRVEPAHDSLAAVGDWLREIFRFW from the coding sequence ATGCTCGACTATGGGCTGACCATTCTGCTGTTTGGAATTCTTGCATTCATGGCGTCGCGGCTGGATCAGGCAAATACGCGCACCGAGCAGGGTGCGGCCCGCATCGTCGACGGCGATTCTATCGAACTGGATGGTTTGCGCGTGCGCCTGCGCGGCATCGATGCCCCCGAATACAAGCAGATGTGCAAGAGGGGCGGCCATGACTATGCCTGCGGACGGCAATCGCGCGAGGCGCTGCTGCGGATGACCGATCGCAGGACCGTCGCGTGCACGGGGTGGCGAAACGATCAGTACGGGCGTCTTCTTGGCGATTGTTCGGCCGATGGCGTGGATCTGAACCGCGAGATGGTCGCGCAGGGATGGGCCGTCGCCTATGGCGATTTCGAGCGCGAGGAGGCGAAGGCCCGTTCGGCAAAGCTCGGCCTCTGGGCGGGCGAGTTTGAAAAGCCCCGGCAATGGCGCGACCGTCAGGGCGGACGGGTCGAGCCGGCTCATGACAGTCTCGCCGCGGTCGGCGACTGGCTGCGGGAAATATTTCGTTTCTGGTGA